The DNA window ACCGCCTCGGCGGCCCTGGACGGGCGGCTGAGCGCCGGCGAATTCGTCGCCTTCTACGGCTACACCACCTTCCTCATCTGGCCCATGGGCGCCCTGGCCGACCTCATGCAGTTCATGACCCGCGCCTGGGTGGGCACCAAGAAGGTCGCCCGCATCGCCGCCACCGCGCCCCTGGTCGACGACGGCGCCGTCGACCCGGACGCCCGCCTGGACCCGGGCGGCGACCTCGTGGACACCGCCACCGGGGTGCGACTGCGCGGCGGGGCCATGACCGGCCTGGTGTGCGCCCGGCCCGGCGCGTCGGCCGCCCTGGCCGAGCGCCTGGGGAGGCCCGACGACACCGCCGCCGTCACACTGGGGGGCACCGACCTGCGCCGCGTGCCCGTCGCCGAGGTGCGGCGCGCCGTCGTCGTCTCGGGGGCCCGCGCCGAGGCCTTCGCCGGGCCGCTGGCGGGCGAGGTCCTCGGCGAGGCGGTGCCGCTCGCGCCGGCGCGCGACCTGGAGGAGCTCGTGGCCCTGTACTCCGGGCCGCTGCGGCCCGACGCCACTCGCGCCCCCGCGCCCCTGACCCCCGAGCGGAAGGCCGACGCCGCCCGGGCCCTCCGGGTCGCCGCCGCCGGGGACGTCGTGGACTCCCTCGGCGGACTGGAGGGGCAGCTGGCGGAGAAGGCCCGCAACCTCTCCGGCGGGCAGCGCCAGCGCGTGGCCCTGGCCCGGGCCGTCGCCCGCCGCGCCCCCGTGCTCGTCCTCGTCGAGCCGACGAGCGCCCTGGACTCCCACACGGAGGCCCTTGTGGCCCGGCGGCTGCGCGCCGAGCGGGAGGGGCTGACCACCGTCGTCGTCACCGCCTCCCCGCTGCTGCTGGGCCGATGCGACGAGGTCGTGCTCCTGGAGGCGCAGGACGGCGCCGCGGGGGCCGGGGGCGCCGGAAAGGCCGGGGCCGGAGCCGCGGAAGGCGCCGGGGCTGCAGAGGGGACCCGGAGCGCCGCGGGGGGCGGCCTGCGCGAACTCGCCCGCGGCACCCACCGCGAGCTGAGCGCCCTGGCGGCCTACGCGGCCGTCGTTGGGCGGGGAGGCGCCGTGCGGGAGGACGCCGTGCGGGGAGGCGGGGCTTCATGAGCGCCGTCCGCCTGCCCGTGGCCGACGCCGCCGCCGTCCGCCGCCGCGTCACCGCCCTCCTGGCCGAGCACCGCGCCGCCGTCGCGGGCGTCGCCCTGGCCCAGCTCGCGGCGGCCGCCGCCGGGGTGGCCATCCCGCGGGTGCTGGGGGAGATGGTCGACGTCGTCGGGCGCGGCGGGCCCGGGGCCGCCGGGAGGCTGCACGGGCTCATCGCCGTCGTCGTCGCCCTGGCCGCCGCCAACGCCCTGCTGACCGGCGGCGGGGAGTACCTGGCCCGGATCCTGGGCGAGCGGGTCTTCGCCGAACTGCGCGAGCGCCTCGTCGCCGCCGCCATGCGCCTGCCGCTGAGCGTCGTCGAATCCGCCGGCACCGGCGACCTGCTGGGGCGCACCAGCCACGACCTGGAATCCATCCGCTTCGTCGTGCGCCGCGGCGTGAGCCAGATCCTCGTCATCGTGCTCACCATCGTCTCCGTCACGGCGGCCGCGCTGCTGACCTCCCCCGCGCTGGGGGCGTGCATGCTGGTGGCGGCGGTCCTGGCCGTCCCGGTCGGCCGCTGGTACCTGCTGCGCGTGGTGCCCGGCTACAAGGCCATGAACGGCCTGTGGGCGGAGTTCGACGGGATCGTCGCCGAGACCGCCGAGCAGGCGGACACGGTCGACGCCCAGGGCCTGGGCCAGCGCCGCAACCAGGTCCTCGACCGCGCCCTGCGAGAGGTCTGGCTCACCGAGCAGTACGCCCTGTGGCTGCGGTGCGTGCTCGTCGCCGTCCTGGCCCTGGCCGTCTGCCTGCCGCTCATCGCCGTCCTGGCCTGGGGCGCCTGGCTGGTGGGGCGCGGCGCGGTCACCGTCGGCGGGGTGACGACGGTGGCCCTGTACGCCGTCCAGCTGCGCGAGCCGGTCCACGAGATCACCTTCTGGCTCGACTCCCTCCAGTCCGCCTCCGTGGCCCTGGCGCGCATCGTCGGTGTCGAGCTCGTCGAGCCGGACCGGGCGGCCACGAGCGGGCGGGTCCTGCCCGAGCCGCCGCGGGCGCGGGGGGTCTCCTACGCCTACCGCCCCGGCCACGACGTCCTGCACGACGTGGACCTGGAGATCGTGCCCGGCGAGCGGCTCGTCGTCGTCGGTCCCTCCGGCTCGGGCAAGTCGACGCTGGGGCGCATGCTCGCCGGCATCCACCCGCCCACGCGCGGGCGGGTCACCGTGGGTTCGGGCGGGCCCGACGGCGAGGGGACGGACCTGACGGCCCTGACGGAGGCGGCCCTGCACCGCCAGGTCGCCCTGGTCACCCAGGAGCACCACGTCTTCGCCTGCTCGCTGGCGGACAACCTGCGCATCGCTCGGGCCGACGCCGACGACGCGCAGATCGCGGAGGCGCTCGACGTCGTGGGGGCCGGGCCGTGGGTGGCCGGGCTGTCCGACGGCCTGGACACGCTCGTGGGCGCGGGCGGTATCGTCCTGGATCCCGGCCAGGCCCAGCAGGTGGCCCTGGCGCGCATCGTCCTCATGGACCCGGCCACCCTCATCCTCGACGAGGCCACCAGCCTGCTCGACGCGGGCGCGGCGCGCTCGGCCGAGCGGGCCCTGGACGCGGTGCTGACGGGTCGCACCGTCGTCGTCATCGCCCACCGGCTGGACGCGGCCGCGGCGGCCGACCGGGTCGCCGTCGTCATCGACGGGCGGATCGTCGAGCTCGGGCCGCACGAGGAGCTGGTGGCCGCCGGCGGGCAGTACACGAGGCTCTGGGAGGCCTGGTCGGGTGCGTGAGGGAGCGGCGGTGATACGCGGGACGACCGGGCTCCGACCTGCTTGAGCGCGTGAGGGCGCGGGGCGGGCAGGCGCGGTGGCCGGGCTCCGGCCCGGTTGAGCGCGTGAGGGCGCGGGGCGGGTCCGACGCCGGGGACGGCGGGCGCGTGTCCGTCCGCGCCGGGCTTCCTCGTGGCCGCGGCGCCCCGGGGGGAGTCGATTCGGTGATGTCGCCTCAGGTCGCATTGTGCGAGGTGGGCCGGCGAGAATCGAGCGCAGCCGGATTTCGTCGCGCTGGGCTCGCATGGCGCAAGCGGGGATGGATTGTGTTGCGCTGGGCTCGCATTACGCAAGCCGGGCTCAGCGCGTGTCGGCCCCGACCAGCCCCGGGCTCGGTCCGCGCCGCCCCGGGAATCGGCCGGGAGCCGGCTCGGGGTCGTCGCTGACCCGGTCCTGGCCCCCGCCCCATCCCGGCCCGCCCCGGCCGGGTTCGCGAGATCGTCACTTAACCCGCGAGAACGTCTGCTAGAGGTACGTGCTCGCGGGTTAAGTGACGATCTCGGCGGTTACCCGACGATCTCGCGGCCCGGCGACACCCCCGGCGCGGCGGGGTCCGGCATGTGGGTGAAACTGAAATGCACGCGGGCACCGACGCCCCCGGCGCGGCGGGGTTCGATTTCCCGACCCCCGCCCGTGAGATCAACGTGAACGAGCGCACCGGCGCCGGGGCGAGGATCCGGCGGCAAGGATGGCGGTGCGGCCCGCCCGACCCCGTCCCGGCTTTCCACGATGCGGGAGAGAAGGCTTGTTGCCGGTGATGTCGGATACCGGGACGTGATCTTCGGCCCGGAGTCGCAGAAGTTCACCCCGAGGGGTCCGCGGCGGGGCGCGATCTTCCCGCCCGCGGCGTCTTGAAGCTCATGCTCACTTGATCCGGTACCACCGTCTTTCAACCTTGTTGAGGAGCTGGCGCGCTCGTTCCAGATTCCCTTTGGTGATATATGCGTTCACGATCTTGACGATCTTCCACATGACCCCTAAAGAAAACCCCCCGGCAAAAATCGGCCAGAGTGATTTAAGTTGTCTTAACGCAACCCCTGCAGGACTTTGGGCGAGAGTTGCCGTTGGCTGGATCAAGAAGATTGCAATCAGAAGCACGCAGGTTGCAACGACCACGGCCCTTGTCGTGGTCGGAATCCGTCTCTCCACCTCTATGAAGGCTCGATACGGATGAGCCGGAGATATGCCCACATCCTTCCAGTACGTAATAAGGAATGATTCTCGCCCCCTGGACAGCCGTCGATCGAGGTACTTGATCCACGAGTCGCCCTCCAGGACTCGAATGTATTCGGGTATGGGACTGGTCCGAACCTCCCTGTATTGCGCAGAAGTGATCAAGAAGCCATTGACTCGACGCGGATTCATGACTTTAGAGAAATCCACAGGAAGATCGTCGTCGCCTTTTTCACGGAACTCGTTGAAGCGCAGGTCGCACAGGGCGTAGGAGTTCCGGTGAGCGCCAGTCCGCCATGTCCACATCCGGTTCGGATCGTGAGTCGTCGTTCTCACTCGAAGATACAGGCGGGTTCCGGCTTCAAGAGTCATGGGGCCGGTGGACACCGTCCATGACCTGGAGCGGATCTCAGGTTTGTCTACTTCCTGATATATGGATCGATTGATATCGATATCGGTGAGCAGCAGGGGACCGACGTCGTCGTTCACCCACGTTCCGCTATCGTCTCGATTCATGTGAAGATCACTGCTGCCGAAGACGAGTGAGCATAGTGTCTCACTTTCTCTCATCATCGGCATTAAATCGGTAAGCTTGTCATTGTCCGGCAGAAATGGAATGCGCAATTCGAATTTGACGGACCGATCCTTCACGTCTTCAGTGAGATTACAGCAAACTCCGATGTCGCACAGGTATACGTGCCGACGGAACAACGAGGGCAGAACCCATATGTTCAGGTCGACCCGCTCGACGACGATAGGCGCAGACCCATTGCTGCGCAGCAGGGCGAAACTGGACATGATCCACCTTACCGACCCGGGCTGTACACTATTAACCTAGGCCGCGCGCCGAGAAGTCAACGAGAGGGCGCCGACGTTGACCCACTTCAGAACCACTTCGCTCCTGCCCTCTCCGTACCTGTTGAGGTCTACTGCGATTCGCGAGAAACCCCGAGGAACGAACAGCCTCTCCAGCTCTGCCGCCCGGTCTTCGCGCACCGTCACAATTGCGTGATCACGATCCGCAAGGTACCAATCCTCGATTCGACGATCGAGAAGACTGCCACCTATGCCGAGACCACGAAAACGCCGATGGACCCAGAACGTGCTCAGCTTCACGCGCGAGCACCCCTTCAACGTTTCCGATGCCAGAGCCACCGGCCCGAAATCTGAGACCTCGGCGACATGAGCGACAGCATATCCGTTCAGCGCGTCTTCAAGACGGGCGAGCAGCTTCTCCGCCCCCCGTGGGTACAATGAGTCAACGAGGACACCCACCGTCGGCATGAGAATGTCCAGATCAGCGAGCTTCAAAGGGCGAATACGCACATTGCGGCCAACCGTGCTTCGCAGCAACCTCGGCACGCGCGACACAGGGGCACGGAGCATAGTCACACTAGCGGTTCCCAATGAAAACATCCTCTCCAAGCAGGGAGTCTACATCGTGCAACCGTGAACTGTCGACAAGGAGTGCGGTAGAAAGTTGCGAACGGAACATGTCGCCAGCCGCGCCGTCACCCGGGCGACGCGCCCCTTCGAGTCGCCCCGCTCACTGCGCCCGACCGGCTTCGCCCGCCCCTGATCGGGCCCCGGACTTGTTCAGACCACCGCCATGATCTCCTTCTCGGTGGGGCAGGTCGCCGGGCCCCGCCTCGTGGTGGACAGCGCGCCCGCCGCATTCGCCCAGCGCAACGCCACTGGAAGAGCGACGCCGCGGGCCAGGGCCGCCGCCAGGACTCCCGAGTGGGCGTCGCCAGCGCCATTGGTGTCCACCGGCTTCACCGACACGCTCGGCGTGCGGATCAGCCCGTCGTCGGACGCGAACCAGGAGCCCGACGCCCCGGCCCGCACCAGGACCGGGCCGAGCCGGCGGGCCAGCGCCTCGGCCGTGGCGGCGCGGTCGCCGTCGGGCGCGTCCAGGCCCAGCCGGGCGGCGAGAATCCCCGCCTCGCGCTCGTTGAGGGACCAGATCGGGTCGAGCGCCCCGACCATCTCCAGCGACTCCATGGACGCCGTCCCGACCATGGGCGAGACGTCGAAGAGCACCGCGCCGGGGCGGCCGCCCGTAGCGCCCCCGCCGCCCCTGGCCCCGCCGCTGCTGCGGCCCCCATTCCCGCCGCCGCTGCGGCCCCCGCCGCCGTCGCCGGTTCGCCCGGCGGATCCGACCAATCGGCGCACCAGACGCTCCAGCGCCGCCGTATTGGCCGCGTGCGCGAGCGAGTAGCCGGAGACGTAGACGACGTCCTCGGCGCCCACCTCCAGGCGGTCGAAGGCGTCGAGCGGGTCCCGGGTCTCGGCCCCGGCGGCGGACACGAACGTGCGCTCGGCCCGCGCGTCCGTCATGGCGACGCAGTAGCCGAGGTCGCCGTCGACCCTCGCGCCCACGTGGACCGCCCCGATGGCGGCGAGTCCGGCATCGGCGGCCTGCGAGAACGGGCCGCGGCCCAGGGTCCCGGCGAAGAGCGTCTCCACTCCCAGGCGGCGCGCGGCCACGAGGACGTTGTAGCCCCCGCCGAGCCCCATCCCCGCCTCGTCGGCGAAGACGTCCCCGCCAGGCTCGGGCAGCGCCTCGATGCGCAGGGTCAGGTCGATGACCACCTGGCCCGTG is part of the Actinomyces sp. oral taxon 414 genome and encodes:
- a CDS encoding ABC transporter transmembrane domain-containing protein, which encodes MTTPAAIARPSDSARPNDPADPVRLARRPRRWPRFLTITDALSPRILADPGAWVGALLRHARLPLAAASILSALSYLVVGLIPAVLGAVVDTGLAHGLTARLLPGLAALVGLGLLGAVVGSLAEMFSMGAWACGWQPSGRGAAHRLGEHPRAVTRAMAGGDVVSTVTTDADAIGELMYFASNVIASLIATLVVGVLMVRMDAGLGLLVLLGVPVVLLLIAGLLKPLNRRMSHQREEQGRLTTVTTDVVAGLRVLRGIGGEPVYSARYAEASARVRDAGIKVASTQALLAAIRAGAPMILTAVVVGATASAALDGRLSAGEFVAFYGYTTFLIWPMGALADLMQFMTRAWVGTKKVARIAATAPLVDDGAVDPDARLDPGGDLVDTATGVRLRGGAMTGLVCARPGASAALAERLGRPDDTAAVTLGGTDLRRVPVAEVRRAVVVSGARAEAFAGPLAGEVLGEAVPLAPARDLEELVALYSGPLRPDATRAPAPLTPERKADAARALRVAAAGDVVDSLGGLEGQLAEKARNLSGGQRQRVALARAVARRAPVLVLVEPTSALDSHTEALVARRLRAEREGLTTVVVTASPLLLGRCDEVVLLEAQDGAAGAGGAGKAGAGAAEGAGAAEGTRSAAGGGLRELARGTHRELSALAAYAAVVGRGGAVREDAVRGGGAS
- a CDS encoding ABC transporter ATP-binding protein, which translates into the protein MSAVRLPVADAAAVRRRVTALLAEHRAAVAGVALAQLAAAAAGVAIPRVLGEMVDVVGRGGPGAAGRLHGLIAVVVALAAANALLTGGGEYLARILGERVFAELRERLVAAAMRLPLSVVESAGTGDLLGRTSHDLESIRFVVRRGVSQILVIVLTIVSVTAAALLTSPALGACMLVAAVLAVPVGRWYLLRVVPGYKAMNGLWAEFDGIVAETAEQADTVDAQGLGQRRNQVLDRALREVWLTEQYALWLRCVLVAVLALAVCLPLIAVLAWGAWLVGRGAVTVGGVTTVALYAVQLREPVHEITFWLDSLQSASVALARIVGVELVEPDRAATSGRVLPEPPRARGVSYAYRPGHDVLHDVDLEIVPGERLVVVGPSGSGKSTLGRMLAGIHPPTRGRVTVGSGGPDGEGTDLTALTEAALHRQVALVTQEHHVFACSLADNLRIARADADDAQIAEALDVVGAGPWVAGLSDGLDTLVGAGGIVLDPGQAQQVALARIVLMDPATLILDEATSLLDAGAARSAERALDAVLTGRTVVVIAHRLDAAAAADRVAVVIDGRIVELGPHEELVAAGGQYTRLWEAWSGA
- a CDS encoding PfkB family carbohydrate kinase, whose protein sequence is MTGRVVHTGQVVIDLTLRIEALPEPGGDVFADEAGMGLGGGYNVLVAARRLGVETLFAGTLGRGPFSQAADAGLAAIGAVHVGARVDGDLGYCVAMTDARAERTFVSAAGAETRDPLDAFDRLEVGAEDVVYVSGYSLAHAANTAALERLVRRLVGSAGRTGDGGGGRSGGGNGGRSSGGARGGGGATGGRPGAVLFDVSPMVGTASMESLEMVGALDPIWSLNEREAGILAARLGLDAPDGDRAATAEALARRLGPVLVRAGASGSWFASDDGLIRTPSVSVKPVDTNGAGDAHSGVLAAALARGVALPVALRWANAAGALSTTRRGPATCPTEKEIMAVV